In a single window of the Tellurirhabdus bombi genome:
- a CDS encoding SusC/RagA family TonB-linked outer membrane protein, which yields MRFVERLRMVTSLLGLVWLVCTVPVQAQNERNQTIRGKVTSGAEPLPGVNVIIKGTQQGTTTDVNGQYSLNVPNAADATLSFSYIGYVSQETKIGNRATVDVTLQSDERSLSEVVVVGYGTQRKIETTGSIASVKAAELVQTPVANVAQGLQSRVAGVQVNQNTGAPGGNVSVRIRGTNSINGNSEPLYVVDGIQISNSGGINDVSPLSTINPNDIESVEILKDASASAIYGSRAANGVVLITTKRGKSGATRVTLDSYYGVQKVAKTLPVLNATEFAQLENEIFKRNDYPDPASLGEGVNWQDIIFREAPIQNHQLSINGGTDKTQLALSLNYFDQKGIIVNSAFKRYSLRLNVDHKISDRIKVGTSILGTYAINSGITTGSQTIGDAGVVTGSILGAAIGAPPTLQPYRADGSLFPFGEQANGQYREVTNPLSFANVLNQNNIQRTLANVYGDFNIAKGLTYRASFNVDLQSSLRDTYNPRANVAQNDLNDNSGSASKINRYNTALLHESILTYSTLLAKNHSLKGTAVFATQAELFNDNIIETTGFPNDATKNNALQLALNRTVSSYRNRQRLDSYLARVNYGYKDKYFLDLTARVDGSSKFGANHKYGLFPAVSAAWRIIEEPFIKQLSWLSDLKLRASYGITGNAGGISPYQSLATVSASGSDYNLNHAYVTGINPAGIANPDLRWERSAQANIGVDISLLNNRFSVIVDAYQKTTKDLLYVKALPLSSGYSTITGNFASLENKGLEFAVNARLLDGPLQWSVSGNMTMNRNKVLDLDGGVTPERFITAYSLLKVGDPLGIFKTYVFDGINQSGETILPGYGGRLGGHKVKDVNGDGTISSLDQVITGNPNPAFIYGFSTNLSYKGFDFSAFLSGSQGNDIYNASRLSFENPLGQRNMLKGLVNRWSPTNPSNQYVSGSQADRLPITNYVVEDGSYLRCKNVTLGYTLPRIKGIQQIRVYASANNLFTITNYSGFDPEVNTYAGSNTAIGIDNLVYPQARSFLGGIQITL from the coding sequence ATGAGATTTGTTGAACGTTTACGCATGGTGACCAGTCTGCTCGGGCTGGTTTGGCTAGTATGTACAGTGCCTGTTCAGGCTCAAAACGAGCGCAATCAAACAATACGCGGAAAGGTTACGTCCGGGGCGGAGCCCTTGCCGGGCGTCAACGTTATTATAAAAGGAACGCAGCAAGGCACAACTACCGACGTTAACGGCCAGTATAGTCTAAACGTCCCGAATGCGGCTGATGCTACGCTTTCTTTCTCCTACATCGGTTATGTTTCACAGGAAACCAAAATCGGTAACCGGGCGACCGTTGACGTAACGTTGCAGTCCGATGAACGTTCATTGAGCGAAGTCGTTGTCGTGGGTTATGGCACGCAGCGGAAAATCGAAACGACCGGCTCCATTGCTTCGGTGAAGGCCGCCGAACTGGTGCAAACGCCCGTGGCCAACGTGGCGCAGGGTTTGCAGTCGCGGGTGGCAGGGGTGCAGGTAAACCAAAATACGGGGGCGCCGGGCGGTAACGTTAGCGTGCGGATTCGCGGAACGAACTCGATCAACGGGAATTCGGAGCCTTTGTACGTGGTCGATGGCATTCAGATTTCCAACAGCGGTGGCATCAACGACGTGAGTCCCCTTTCGACGATTAACCCGAACGACATCGAGTCGGTAGAAATTCTGAAAGATGCGTCGGCTTCCGCGATTTACGGATCACGAGCGGCCAACGGGGTGGTGCTGATTACCACCAAGCGCGGAAAAAGTGGTGCTACCCGCGTTACGCTCGATAGCTATTATGGCGTACAGAAAGTGGCAAAAACGCTTCCAGTCCTGAACGCGACTGAGTTTGCCCAACTGGAAAACGAGATTTTCAAGCGAAATGATTATCCTGATCCGGCCTCGCTGGGCGAAGGGGTTAACTGGCAGGATATCATCTTCCGGGAGGCTCCAATTCAAAACCACCAGTTGTCGATCAACGGTGGGACGGATAAAACGCAGCTGGCCCTTTCCCTCAACTATTTCGACCAGAAGGGGATTATTGTTAATTCGGCTTTTAAGCGGTACTCACTGCGGTTAAACGTGGACCACAAGATTAGCGACCGCATCAAAGTGGGAACCAGTATTCTGGGAACTTATGCCATCAATTCGGGCATCACCACGGGTTCGCAGACCATTGGCGATGCCGGGGTAGTAACAGGCTCGATTCTGGGCGCGGCCATCGGTGCGCCACCGACCTTGCAGCCTTACCGGGCTGATGGCTCACTGTTTCCGTTTGGCGAGCAGGCAAATGGTCAGTACCGGGAGGTAACCAACCCGCTGTCGTTTGCTAATGTCCTGAATCAGAACAATATTCAGCGTACGCTGGCTAATGTGTACGGTGATTTCAACATTGCGAAAGGCTTAACGTACCGCGCCTCATTCAACGTAGATTTGCAAAGCAGCCTGCGTGATACGTACAATCCCCGCGCTAACGTTGCCCAGAACGATCTGAACGATAATTCGGGATCGGCTTCGAAAATCAACCGGTACAATACGGCTTTATTGCACGAAAGTATCCTGACTTACAGCACGCTATTGGCGAAAAATCATTCTTTGAAAGGAACCGCCGTATTTGCGACCCAGGCCGAATTGTTCAACGATAACATCATTGAGACAACGGGCTTCCCGAACGATGCCACAAAGAATAATGCGTTGCAACTGGCCTTAAACCGGACAGTAAGCAGCTATCGAAATCGGCAGCGACTGGATTCGTACCTGGCGCGGGTCAATTACGGGTATAAAGACAAGTATTTCCTTGATCTGACGGCGCGGGTAGATGGCTCCAGCAAGTTTGGTGCGAACCACAAATACGGGTTGTTTCCCGCTGTTTCGGCGGCCTGGCGCATTATTGAAGAGCCATTCATCAAACAGCTTTCCTGGTTATCAGATCTGAAATTGCGGGCCAGTTATGGCATAACCGGAAACGCGGGTGGCATTAGTCCGTATCAGTCATTGGCTACGGTTTCGGCGTCAGGGAGCGACTATAACCTTAATCATGCGTACGTAACGGGCATCAACCCTGCGGGGATTGCCAACCCGGATTTGCGCTGGGAGCGGTCGGCACAGGCGAACATCGGGGTGGACATTAGTTTGCTGAACAACCGCTTTAGTGTGATTGTGGATGCTTACCAGAAAACCACGAAAGATTTGCTGTATGTGAAAGCCCTGCCGCTGAGCTCGGGGTACAGCACCATCACCGGAAACTTTGCTTCGCTGGAAAACAAAGGGTTGGAATTTGCCGTCAATGCCCGGTTGCTGGATGGTCCGCTGCAATGGAGCGTTTCGGGAAACATGACCATGAACCGCAACAAGGTGCTTGATCTGGATGGCGGTGTTACGCCGGAGCGGTTCATTACGGCTTATTCGCTCCTGAAAGTAGGCGACCCACTTGGCATTTTCAAAACGTATGTCTTCGATGGCATCAACCAGAGCGGCGAAACCATTTTGCCAGGGTACGGCGGTCGTTTGGGTGGCCATAAAGTGAAGGATGTCAATGGCGATGGTACGATCTCTTCACTTGATCAGGTCATTACGGGCAATCCTAACCCGGCGTTCATCTACGGTTTTTCGACCAATCTATCGTACAAAGGCTTCGATTTCAGCGCTTTCCTATCGGGTTCGCAGGGCAATGATATTTACAATGCCAGCCGTCTTTCGTTCGAAAACCCACTGGGTCAGCGAAACATGCTGAAAGGGCTGGTAAACCGTTGGTCGCCTACCAATCCGAGCAACCAGTACGTAAGTGGTTCCCAGGCAGATCGCCTGCCAATCACGAATTATGTGGTTGAAGATGGGTCTTACCTGCGTTGCAAAAACGTGACGTTGGGTTATACGTTGCCGCGCATCAAGGGCATCCAGCAGATTCGGGTATACGCCAGCGCCAACAACCTGTTCACGATCACGAACTACAGCGGTTTTGATCCAGAAGTGAATACGTACGCGGGTTCAAACACTGCCATTGGCATCGACAACCTGGTATATCCGCAGGCACGCTCGTTCCTGGGCGGTATTCAGATCACGTTGTAG
- a CDS encoding LacI family DNA-binding transcriptional regulator, whose amino-acid sequence MKNHQTTIIDIAKTLQLSKSTVSRALTGHPNVKEKTRQMVLDLAMQLDYQRNQLAISLLTNRTQTIGIIIPEFLSFFFPKAIIGAQEVLAEAGYNVVICHSNESYETEVANTKALLASRVDGLLVSHTKETRNFDHFKVFERKGIPVVFFNRIVEELKCSKVVVNDYEGAFQAVEHLIKCGKRRIAHLAGPDSLQNSRDRLNGYRDALQHHQIPIDPTLIISYDLTLDKANIYVNHLLNLPQPPDALFTINDPTAIEALKVIKGRGLRIPEDMAVVGFSDDPISALIEPSLTTVAQPVGELGRRAAQLLLTQLASDEPTHNAETVILPTELIVRASSGGLPTPS is encoded by the coding sequence ATGAAAAATCATCAAACGACCATTATTGATATTGCCAAAACGCTTCAACTTTCTAAATCGACAGTATCGCGGGCGTTGACGGGCCACCCCAATGTGAAAGAAAAAACCCGGCAAATGGTCCTTGATCTGGCGATGCAACTCGATTACCAGCGCAACCAGCTCGCCATTTCGTTACTGACCAACCGCACCCAGACTATTGGCATCATCATTCCGGAATTTTTGAGTTTTTTCTTTCCCAAGGCCATTATTGGGGCGCAGGAGGTGCTGGCCGAAGCGGGCTATAATGTCGTCATTTGCCATTCCAATGAATCGTACGAAACCGAGGTGGCCAACACCAAGGCGCTGCTGGCTAGCCGGGTCGATGGGCTTCTGGTGTCGCACACGAAAGAAACGCGCAATTTTGATCACTTTAAAGTGTTTGAGCGCAAAGGTATCCCCGTCGTTTTTTTCAACCGAATTGTGGAGGAGTTAAAATGCTCAAAAGTGGTCGTCAACGATTATGAAGGCGCTTTTCAGGCCGTTGAACACCTGATCAAGTGCGGTAAACGCCGCATTGCCCACCTGGCTGGCCCGGATTCGCTGCAAAATAGCCGCGACCGGCTGAATGGCTACCGCGATGCCCTCCAGCATCACCAGATTCCTATTGATCCCACCCTCATTATTTCGTACGACTTAACGCTGGACAAAGCCAATATCTACGTCAACCACCTGCTTAATCTGCCGCAGCCACCCGACGCTTTGTTTACCATTAACGATCCTACTGCCATCGAAGCGCTGAAAGTGATCAAAGGCCGGGGGTTACGCATTCCGGAGGACATGGCGGTTGTTGGTTTTAGCGATGATCCGATTTCGGCGCTGATTGAGCCGAGCTTGACCACCGTGGCCCAACCCGTTGGTGAATTGGGCCGCCGGGCCGCCCAGTTGTTACTCACGCAATTAGCCAGCGACGAACCCACCCATAACGCAGAAACCGTTATCTTGCCCACCGAATTAATTGTTCGCGCCTCTTCGGGCGGCTTGCCTACCCCATCATGA